From one Montipora capricornis isolate CH-2021 chromosome 10, ASM3666992v2, whole genome shotgun sequence genomic stretch:
- the LOC138021521 gene encoding uncharacterized protein: MAARTSSSSSEDVLSEESDSSALNLYDSDGDNSENVQDAGPRPYQFEPRRIWRNDQRENNPEPVDSDTDRLGNRDWCKCGTCQPVPTTNESVCCTEIKQVWQKVKDQPETEMECITEHPGFQSLPRCMVAGYCLDAYYAYRQSTAQIIKGEMINVATLPVDSWFAGAGVISANMSGALCHLVRQTRSDTPFQLISKAPIHWLVTVCNRSLFSLY, from the exons ATGGCGGCTCGTACAAGTAGCAGTAGTTCAGAGGATGTTCTCTCAGAAGAGAGCGACTCAAGTGCCTTAAATTTATATGACAGTGATGGAGATAATTCTGAAAATGTACAAGACGCTGGGCCACGTCCCTATCAATTTGAGCCGCGAAGGATTTGGCGAAATGATCAGAGAGAAAACAACCCCGAACCGGTTGACAGCGACACCGATCGTCTCGGAAACAGAGACTG GTGCAAATGTGGAACTTGTCAACCCGTGCCGACAACAAATGAAAGCGTCTGCTGCACGGAAATCAAGCAAGTGtggcaaaaagtaaaagaccagCCTGAAACAGAGATGGAGTGTATCACGGAACATCCAGGTTTTCAGTCACTGCCTCGATGTATGGTTGCTGGATACTGCTTAGATGCTTATTACGCATACAGGCAGAGTACGGCGCAGATAATCAAAGGGGAAATGA TAAATGTCGCTACGTTGCCTGTCGACAGCTGGTTCGCTGGTGCTGGGGTTATCTCGGCAAACATGTCAGGGGCGCTCTGCCATCTTGTGCGGCAAACAAGATCCGACACACCTTTCCAGCTGATTTCGAAGGCTCCTATACACTGGCTTGTAACTGTCTGTAATCGATCACtgttttcattgtattga